From the genome of Candidatus Rhodoluna planktonica:
TAACCATTAGCCTCAAGCCAGGTTAGGGTCTCGGAAGCCAAGCGGGCTTCATCAACCGAACCACCGGAGACAATAACTAGTCCACTAGCGCGCTGCAAAGTTGGGCGCATAACCGAGTGCACAATGCCAGTACCGCAGTCAGTGAGCACAATTGAGTAGTAACGAGCAGCCATGTCGGCAACTACGTTGTAATCACCCTCGTCGAAGGCTTCAGAGAGCATCGGGTCAGAATCAGAGGCCAACACGTCAAGACGCGTGACATCGCGCGAAACCATGGTTGAGAAGTCGGTGAATCCATCGATTGCAGCAGCTCGGTTGACAACGTCTCGAACCGTGAATCGAGTTGATTTGCTCACTCGCTCAGCTAGGGTGCCGCGGTCTGGGTTCGCATCGATCGCGATTACTCGGTCTTCACGAGATAGCGCCAAAGCCATGCCGAGCAAAGTGCTGACTGTGGTTTTGCCCACGCCACCCTTACGAGTTAGCACTGGAACAAACTTGGCGCCACCCTCTAAATTCGCCGAGATGCGCGCATCAAGCGCTTTGCGCTCGCGGACTTTGAGCGAATCGCCGGGATTAATAGTTTTCAGACTGGCGAAGTAAATAAAACGACGGAAGCCGGATTCTGGAGCCGGACGGTTGCGCGCAGAAGAGTCAAGCAATCGATCTGCGGTAAGCATCGCAGCGGGTTCTGGCTGATCAAAAACCTCTCCGCGCAGAGAATCACGTCGCGAATAGTTTGATCTTTTCGCTACTTCAGGTTCAACTCGAGGCTCGACTTCAGAAACGATAGGCGCTTCAGTCACCACTTCGATTGAAGAAGTTCCTGGCGAAACATCTACGGTGCCGGCATCGACAGCGACCTCAGCAAGCGAGTGCGTGCGCACTGGCTGCTCTACTTCCGCTGCCCGAGGTGCTAAAAAGTCGTCAGCGTGGTCTTCTGGTTTTTTTCCCCAAATAGCCAAGTTGAACTCCTAAAAAATCGCGCGCCAAAATGACGCTCGATAAGTTTACCGATAGTTGGTCAGTTACTCGGGTTCGACAACCAGGATTAGGTCACCCGCGTCGACTGCTTGAGTCTTACCAACGGCAAGCCTCTTTACGACACCTTTGACGCTGCTGGTTATGGTGGCTTCCATCTTCATAGCTTCAATGGTCGCAACCGGTGAACCCACATCGACGTGCGTGCCCTCGGCAATCTGAAGCGTAACCACCCCAGAAAATGGGGCTGCCACATGACCGAGATTACTCGAGTCTGCCTTCTCTACAGAAACCGTCTCTACCGCGACTTTTCTATCACGAACGTTGATGGGTCGAAGTTGGCCGTTTAGAGTTGCCATCACGGTTCGATAGCCTTTGGCGTCTGGAGTTCCGATTGCTTCAAGGCCAACAAACAAGCGGACACCCTTGGCGATCTCGACCACGTGCTCGACACCCTGCTCTAAGCCGTAGAGGTAGTCGACGGTATCCACGGCATCGAGGTTGCCATAGGTTTCGCGGGTCTTAATAAACTCGTTGGTTGGACCAGGGAAAAGCAGTCGGTTCAGCAACATTCGCCTACGGTCTTTGTCATCACCGGTCAAAATCGCAAGCTCGGCGTGCGGAACTTCGGTGATTCCAAATTTTGGATTCTTACCCTGCAGCACTTTGGTGCGGAAAGGCTCTGGCCAACCACCTGGTAGATCGCCCAACTCACCTGCCAGGAAGCCCACGACTGAATCAGGAACATCGTAATTTTGCGGATTTTCCGCAAAATCGGCTGGGTCAGCATTGACTGCAACCAGGTGCAGAGCAAGATCACCGACAACCTTAGATGACGGCGTGACTTTGGTAGGTCGACCAAGGATTCGACTTGCGGCAGCGTACATTTCCTCCACTTTTTCAAAGTGGTCGCCAAGACCAAGAGCAATCGCCTGCTGACGCAGATTAGATAGTTGACCACCCGGGATTTCATGCTCGTAAACTCGGCCAGTTGGACCAGGCAAGCCGGACTCGAATGGCGCGTAAACCGAACGGACGGCTTCCCAGTAAGGCTCTAGGGATGTGACCGAAGTTAGCGAGATTCCGGTGTCACGTTCGGTGTGGGCCAAAGCGGCGACCAAAGCAGAGGCCGAAGGCTGAGACGTAGTCCCCGCCATCGGTGCACTGGCAACATCCACAGCGTCCACTCCGGCATTTATGGCTGCCATAAGAGTTGCTAACTGGCCTCCGGCTGTGTCGTGGGTGTGCAAGTGAACTGGAAGATCAAATCGCTCACGGAGCGCTGTCACCAACTTTTCTGCGGCTGCTGGCCGGAGCAACCCAGCCATGTCTTTGATGGCGATGATGTGGGCACCGGCGTCAACAATTTGCTGCGCTAGGCCCAGGTAGTAATCGAGGGTGTACAGCGTCTCGTTAGGGTCGAGCAAATCTGCGGTGTAACACAGTGCGACTTCAGCCACTGCAGTCTTGGTTGCCAGAACAGCATCAATTGCTGGTTTCATCTGCTCGATATCGTTGAGCGCATCAAAGATGCGGAAAATGTCGATTCCAGTTTCTGCTGCCTCTTTTACAAAAGCCTCGGTTACCTCGGTTGGGTAAGGTGTGTAACCAACCGTATTTCGGCCTCGAAGAAGCATTTGAATGCAGAGGTTAGGCATTGCAGCACGCAGAGCTTCAAGTCGCTGCCACGGGTCTTCCCCCAAGAAACGAAGTGCAACGTCGTACGTGGCACCGCCCCACGCTTCAACAGAAAGAAGTTGTGGAGTAAGTCGAGCAACATACGGTGCTGCTTCAACCAAATCGCGGCCGCGAACTCTGGTGGCAAGCAATGACTGGTGCGCATCACGGAAAGTAGTGTCAGTAACAGCGACCGAAGTTTGCTCTCGAAGTGCCTTGGCAAACCCTGCTGGGCCAAGTTGTTGCAGAAGCTGGCGACTGCCGGCTGGTGCTGGCAAAACCAAGTCAACAGCCGGAAGTTTTTCGCTAGGTGAAATGTGCTGGCCACGAGGCCCATTTGGCTGATTTACTGTCACATCGGCAAGCCAATTCAAAATCTTGGTGCCGCGGTCTTGCGAGGGCTTGGCAGTGAAAAGTTCAGGATGCTCGTCGATGAATGACGTGCTCAAATCACCGCTGGCGAAAATCGGATCATTCATTACCGCTTGCAAA
Proteins encoded in this window:
- a CDS encoding MinD/ParA family ATP-binding protein, producing the protein MWGKKPEDHADDFLAPRAAEVEQPVRTHSLAEVAVDAGTVDVSPGTSSIEVVTEAPIVSEVEPRVEPEVAKRSNYSRRDSLRGEVFDQPEPAAMLTADRLLDSSARNRPAPESGFRRFIYFASLKTINPGDSLKVRERKALDARISANLEGGAKFVPVLTRKGGVGKTTVSTLLGMALALSREDRVIAIDANPDRGTLAERVSKSTRFTVRDVVNRAAAIDGFTDFSTMVSRDVTRLDVLASDSDPMLSEAFDEGDYNVVADMAARYYSIVLTDCGTGIVHSVMRPTLQRASGLVIVSGGSVDEARLASETLTWLEANGYGDLVRNSIVALNTATQATELVKLDEIEQHFRTRVRDVVRIPYDPALAAGSIIKFKDLKRGTQEAARELAALVVDGLNDPI
- a CDS encoding pyruvate carboxylase encodes the protein MFKKILVANRGEIAVRAMRAAYELGAKTVAVFPFEDRNSTHRLKADEAYQIGEIGHPVRAYLDVDEIIRVAKESGADAIYPGYGFLSENPELARAAKENGIAFIGPSESVLEMAGNKVTAKESAIRAGVPVLKSTQSSANVDELVDQADSIGFPIFVKAVAGGGGRGMRRVTKKEDLRAALVEASKEAESAFGDPRVFLEQAVLRPRHIEVQILADTQGNVVHLFERDCSIQRRNQKVVEIAPAPLIDEELRQTLYRDAVSFASQIGYQNAGTVEFLVDTIGDNAGKHVFIEMNPRIQVEHTVSEEITDIDLVQSQMRIAAGESLVDLGLTQDKITMHGFAVQCRITTEDPAQNFRPDTGKITTYRSPGGAGIRLDGGTVSTGAEVSPHFDSMLVKLIARGRDFKSAVTRSKRALAEFRIRGVSTNIAFLQAVMNDPIFASGDLSTSFIDEHPELFTAKPSQDRGTKILNWLADVTVNQPNGPRGQHISPSEKLPAVDLVLPAPAGSRQLLQQLGPAGFAKALREQTSVAVTDTTFRDAHQSLLATRVRGRDLVEAAPYVARLTPQLLSVEAWGGATYDVALRFLGEDPWQRLEALRAAMPNLCIQMLLRGRNTVGYTPYPTEVTEAFVKEAAETGIDIFRIFDALNDIEQMKPAIDAVLATKTAVAEVALCYTADLLDPNETLYTLDYYLGLAQQIVDAGAHIIAIKDMAGLLRPAAAEKLVTALRERFDLPVHLHTHDTAGGQLATLMAAINAGVDAVDVASAPMAGTTSQPSASALVAALAHTERDTGISLTSVTSLEPYWEAVRSVYAPFESGLPGPTGRVYEHEIPGGQLSNLRQQAIALGLGDHFEKVEEMYAAASRILGRPTKVTPSSKVVGDLALHLVAVNADPADFAENPQNYDVPDSVVGFLAGELGDLPGGWPEPFRTKVLQGKNPKFGITEVPHAELAILTGDDKDRRRMLLNRLLFPGPTNEFIKTRETYGNLDAVDTVDYLYGLEQGVEHVVEIAKGVRLFVGLEAIGTPDAKGYRTVMATLNGQLRPINVRDRKVAVETVSVEKADSSNLGHVAAPFSGVVTLQIAEGTHVDVGSPVATIEAMKMEATITSSVKGVVKRLAVGKTQAVDAGDLILVVEPE